The Armatimonadota bacterium sequence TCTTCATGGGCGACTGCGGCAGCGGCTTCCTGGGCTTCACGCTGGCCACCCTGGCCGTCCTGGGCTCCCACCGGAACGTCGGCGGCGTCCTCCTCACCGTGCTCGTGCCCGGTCTGATCCTGGCCGTGCCCATCTTCGACAGCGCCACGGTCACCGTGCTGCGGCTGGTGCACCGCCGGCCCCTCTTCCAGGGCGGCCGCGACCACCCCGCCCACCGGCTGGTCACCCTGGGCCTGCCGGAGCGAAAGGCCGTCGTGCTGCTGTACCTCCTCAGCGCGGCCGCAGGGGCTGCGGGGCTGGCGGTGACGGGCCTCAACATCCTGACGGGGCTGATCGTGAGCGTGCTGCTGGCACTGGGGTTTGCGGCGCTGGGGCTGGTGCTGGCGGAGGTGCGCGTGTACGAGCCAGGAGCCTCCGGAGGCGACGGGGACGGGCGGGGCCCACGCATCCCGTTGAACGGGCACACCGCCCTCCCGGCGCCGTTCCTCCAGAAGAAGTGGATCGCGGTCATGCTGGCCGACCTGGTGTTGGTTCCGACGGCCTTCGTCGCCGCCCACCTGCTCCGGTTTGAGGGGACCCTGCCGCCCACGGTGGCGGCTGCGGTGGCGCAGGCGCTGCCGCTGGTGGTCGCGGTCAAGGTGGCGGTACTGGCGCTTGCGGGGGTCTACCGCGGCGCCTGGCGCTACGCCGGCGCCCTGGACCTCCTGAGGCTGGCCCAGGGCGCGACGCTGGGTTCGGCAGCCGCGGTGACGGTGCTGTGGGTCTGGAGGGGGCTTGGGGGCCTCTCCCGCGCCGCGCTGATCCTGGACTGGCTGCTCGCGGTGCTCCTGCTGGGCGCCAGTCGCTTCTCCCTGCGCATCATCCGCGAGTACCTGATCGCGCAGACCGATCGCGGTCGGCCCGTGCTCATCTTCGGGGCAGGGAGCGGGGGAGTACTGGTGCTCCAGGAGCTGCGCCAGAACCCGTCGCTGGGATACCGGCCGGTGGGCTTCGTCGACGACGACCCGGGCAAGCGCGGCGCCGTGGTGCAGGGGCTGCGCGTGCTGGGCAACCGGCGCGAGCTGGGCGAGCTGGTCCGCCGCTACGGGGTGGAGGAGGTGCTGGTGGCGGCGCCGTCCGCTCCCCCTGAGGTGGTCGAGGAGGTCGTCGGGGCGTGTCGGGAGGCGGGAGCGCGCGCCCGCGTGGCGGGGTTCGTGCTCGTATGAGAGGCGCGCTGGGAGGTCGGGGCCATGGGGGGCTTCCAAGGGCGCAAACTTGCGGCTCGCTGAAGCGGAGAGTGCCGGACGGGCCGTGGCGGAATCCCGGACGACTCGGATGAAATTCGCCCAGACAGCATACGGGCATCGCCCGCGTCGACGTGGATGGTAGGAGAGGAGCTGGACAGCACGATGATTGAGGATCAGGATTCAGGGCGACCGCGTGGTGAGTGGCGGGAAGGAGCGAATGGGAAAACTGCCGTCTTCGAGGGCAGTGTCTCCCGCCGGCGCTTCCTGAAGACTGTCGGTATCGGAATAACCGCGCAGCCACTGGCCAACTTCTGGCTGCACCACGTCGACCTCGCTCAGGACCACATCGACGGGGGCGGGGAACACCTCGCCGAGGGCGTGGCGCCTGACCCACGCATCGAGCAGGACCGCGAGCCTCAGCACGACGCGCTGGTGGGAGGGGCCGGGGGCGGGGGTCACGTGGAGGTCGCCCCCGAGGAGCTCGCGCCGCATCCCGTCGTCCGGCATCCGCAGGTAGTCCTGGTAGGTGAGCACGAGCTTCCCGTGTGCCATGCGGTTCTCCCTTGGTGCATATCGTAACACGCTGCCTCCGGCGGTCATCCGGTTGCCGGTCCACCCGTGGCCGGAGCCCCTATCGTGTAGGGCCGGGAGCGCCGGCTGAGCGGGAGGAGGGGAGCGTGTACACCGCCGCGGTGGTCCTCAACCTGGAGGAGCGCCTGGTCCGGCGGACGGCCACTGTCGCCGTGGTCGGGGCGGGGTACGTGGGGCTGCCGCTGGCCCTGGCCTTCGTACGCCGCGGGTTTCCGGTACGGATCTACGACGTCGACGCGACGAAGGTGGCGACCCTCAACGCCGGTCGCTCCTACATCCGCGACGTCCCTGCCCGCGCCGTGCAGCGGGCGTTCGGCGCCGGCCTGGTCGCCTCGTGTGACGCCGCCGTGCTGGCGGGTGCGGACGTCTCGCTTCTGTGCGTCCCCACCCCCTGCACGCCCCAGAAGGAGCCCGACACCTCCCACATCGCCCGCGCGGCCGAGGCGGTGGCCGCGCACCTAAGGCCCGGGCACCTGGTGGTGCTGCGCAGCACCTCCTACCCGGGAACCACCGAGGAGGTGGTGCGGCCCATCCTGGAGCGCACGGGGCTGCGGGTGGGGGAGGAGGTCTTCCTGGCCTTCGCCCCCGAGCGCGTCGACCCGGGGCACACGCGGCGGACGCTCGGGCGGGTGCCGGTGGTGGTGGGCGGGTGCGACCGCATCAGCGCGCGACTGGCCGCCCGCCTGCTGGGGCAGGTGGCGCCGCGCGTGGTGGTGGTCTCCTCCCCGGCCGCCGCCGAGATGGCCAAGCTGCTGGAGAACGTCTTCCGCAACGTGAACATCGCCCTGGTGAACCAGGTGGCCCAGCTGTGCGACCGCATGGGCCTGGACATCTGGGAGGTGGTGGACGCCGCCGCCACCAAGCCCTACGGCTTCATGCCCTTCCGGCCGGGACTGGTGGGCGGGCACTGCATCCCCGTGGACCCCTACTACCTGGCCTGGAAGGCGCGGGAGTACGACTTCCACATGGACTTCATCGAGCTGGCGGCGCGGGTGAACGAAGAGATGCCCTTCTACGTCGTCAACCGCATCATCGCCGCCCTCTACGACCACGGGGCGGCGAACGGCAACGGCGGGCGGCGCGTGCTGGCGCTGGGCGTGGCCTTCAAGAAGGACGTCGACGACGTGCGCCACTCCCCGGCCCTCAAGGTGATGGAGCTGCTGCGGCGCCACCGGGTGGAGGTGGTCTACCACGACCCCTACGTGCCGGAGGTGCGGCTGGAGGGGTCGGGGACGGTGCTGCGCAGCCAGCCGCTGGAGCCGGCGCTCGTGGCCGGGGTGGACTGCGTGGTCATCCTCACCGACCACTCGGGGATCGACTACGGGGAGATCGTGCGGGACGCGCGGCTGGTGTTCGACGTGCGCAACGCCACCCGCGGGGTGCGGGTGGGGCGGGAGAAGGTGATCAGGCTGTAACAGGTGCGGCACCGGAGGCCGAGGTGGAGTCGACCGTCGATCGTGTCCTCGGGGAGCTTGAGCGACCCCTCATCGGCCCATCAGTGTGACTCCCGTCGTGCTGATGGTGCAGGTCGCCCTCTCAGGGATGTTTGCCGACCCGCACGCTGGGGGGGGCTCATGCGGATGCGCTCAAAGCTGACGGTAGCCCATCACCTTGACGCTCTCTGCGCTGGCCATCCTTGCGATGGCATTCCTCCTCCTCGCCGCTCTCATGATTCACTCGCGGGATCGCCTCTGACGGCCCCGTCAGACGCTCCAAGGTGCCCCCACCCACTCAGGCGGGCGATGCGCACGGCGATGACCGGGCACCCCTCGAGCGGCAGCTCACGGTACTGGGGGTAGCGCGCCCGCAGCAGGTCCAGGGCCCGAGCGTACTCCGGCCCCTCGGTGAGGAGTTCGGCCCGCCCCTCCGCCAGGACGAACCCCAGCCGCTCCCAATCCTCGTCGTAGGCGTCCACCAGCACCGCCACGGCGGGGTTCTCGCGGATGTTGCGCACGCGCCGCAGGCGGTCGGGCGCGGCTCGCTTGGGTTTGCGGTCGATGGGCGTGTACACCGTGTCCCCGGATACGGCGTACACCACGGGGACGACGTGGGGGCGCCCGGCGGCGTCGGCGGTGGCCAGGCGCGCCACCCGGTGGCCCGCGAGGAAGGCCCGCAGCACGCTCGGGGGAGGGGATCGCCTGGCCATCGCGCCTCGCCCATGCTCCCCGCTCATGCCTCCATGCTATCCTGGTGCGGAATCGCTCCGACACAGGCGGCGCATGAGCATCGACTCCCCCCGCACCCGGGTCTGTCCGGCCTGCGGCACGGTGAACCCGGCCGAGGCGCAGTTCTGCATGCGCTGCGGGGTGGCGCTGGCGCGCCGGTGCCTCGTCTGCGGCACCGACAACGCCCCCGACGCCCAGTTCTGCCTCCGCTGCGGCGCGCCGCTGGCGGTGGGGGCGGTGGCGGAGCGGCGCGTGGTGACGGTCCTCTTCGCCGACCTGGTCGGGTCCACGCCGCTCACCCTGCGCCAGGACCCCGAGGCCACCCGGGCCCTCGTCGCCGAGTACTTCGCCGCGATGCGCGGGGAGATCGAACGGTACGGCGGCACGGTGGAGAAGTTCGTCGGAGACGCCGTGATGGCCGTCTTCGGCTTGCCGGTGGCCCACGAGGACGACCCCGAGCGGGCGGTCCGGGCGGCCTGGGCGATGTGCCGCCGCCTGGCCACTGTAAATGCGCGGCAGGGTGCCGATCTCCAGATCAGGATCGGGATCGCGACGGGGGAGGTGGTCGCCGACTCGACAGCCGCCGCATCCGGCAGTGGACAATTCATGGTCACGGGCGAGGCGGTGAACCTGGCCGCCCGGCTGCAGCAGGGCGGGGTGCCGGGGGCCATCGTCGTGGACGACCGCACCCACG is a genomic window containing:
- a CDS encoding Uma2 family endonuclease, whose protein sequence is MAHGKLVLTYQDYLRMPDDGMRRELLGGDLHVTPAPGPSHQRVVLRLAVLLDAWVRRHALGEVFPAPVDVVLSEVDVVQPEVGQWLRGYSDTDSLQEAPAGDTALEDGSFPIRSFPPLTTRSP
- a CDS encoding nucleotide sugar dehydrogenase, encoding MYTAAVVLNLEERLVRRTATVAVVGAGYVGLPLALAFVRRGFPVRIYDVDATKVATLNAGRSYIRDVPARAVQRAFGAGLVASCDAAVLAGADVSLLCVPTPCTPQKEPDTSHIARAAEAVAAHLRPGHLVVLRSTSYPGTTEEVVRPILERTGLRVGEEVFLAFAPERVDPGHTRRTLGRVPVVVGGCDRISARLAARLLGQVAPRVVVVSSPAAAEMAKLLENVFRNVNIALVNQVAQLCDRMGLDIWEVVDAAATKPYGFMPFRPGLVGGHCIPVDPYYLAWKAREYDFHMDFIELAARVNEEMPFYVVNRIIAALYDHGAANGNGGRRVLALGVAFKKDVDDVRHSPALKVMELLRRHRVEVVYHDPYVPEVRLEGSGTVLRSQPLEPALVAGVDCVVILTDHSGIDYGEIVRDARLVFDVRNATRGVRVGREKVIRL
- a CDS encoding TIGR03668 family PPOX class F420-dependent oxidoreductase, with translation MARRSPPPSVLRAFLAGHRVARLATADAAGRPHVVPVVYAVSGDTVYTPIDRKPKRAAPDRLRRVRNIRENPAVAVLVDAYDEDWERLGFVLAEGRAELLTEGPEYARALDLLRARYPQYRELPLEGCPVIAVRIARLSGWGHLGASDGAVRGDPASES